The genomic interval TGGGTGGTCTTGCTGCGATACATCAGTTTGTCAGAGTTGGAAGATTAGCGATCATAGGAGGATGTTCTAAGGTTACTCAAGATATACCGCCTTTCTCTATGTGTGATGGTCATCCTGCCAAATTCAGAGGTTTGAACCTTGAAGGACTTAAAAGAGCAGGATATAGTGTTGAGGAGCGGATGATTTTAAAAAAGGTTTTTAAAGTCCTCTTTCTATCTAAGCACTCTCTATCAAATGCTATAGAGATTGTTTCTAAAGAGTATAAAAGCAGAGAGATAAATTCTCTGCTTGATTTTGTGGCTAAATCAAAAAGAGGTATATGCAGATAGAGAGAGTTGGTCTTATAGCGGGAGGTACAGAGTATCCTCTTTTAGCGGCGAAGCAGGCTAAATTGAAGGGAGTTCAAGTCTATGCTGTTGCTATCAAAGGTTTGACGTTATCTGAGCTTGAGAGAGAAGTGGAAGATTTAATCTGGATAGAACTTGGTCAGTTTAAACCTTTAATAGATTTTTTCAAAAAATATGAGATATCATCTGCTATTATGGCAGGCAATGTTAAAAAAGAAGATCTATTAAAACATTTTAAGCTTGGTCCTCGAGTTTTTGCCATGATGAAAGGTTTTACTAATAAATCAGATATGAATCTACTTGATATAGTTGCTAATGAGCTAAAAAAAGTAGAAATTAAATTGCTAGATGCTAGAACTTTTCTGGATGACTATATTGTCAAGAAGGGTTGTTTGACGCAGAAGCCCCCAACAGATAAAGAATGGGAAGATATTCGTTTTGGTTGGGATTTAGCAAAGGCGGTATCTTCTTTCGATGTCGGTTTAACTGTTGTTGTTAAAGATAGAGTAGCTCTGGCAATTGAGGCTGTTGAGGGAACTAATGAGGCTATTAAGAGGGGGGCAAATCTTGGCGGAGAAGGATTTGTTGTTGTAAAAGTGGCACGGCCTAATCAAGATATGAGATTCGAGCTTCCTGTTGTCGGACTTGATACCATAAAGTTGTTAAAGAAGCTTAAAGCATCTATTCTTGCGATCGAGGCTGATAAGACTCTGTTTTTTGATATCCCTGATTCAATTAAAGAGGCAGATGGAGGCTCTATCTCTATAGTAGCGTTATAGCGATTACATTCCGTTATTTGATAGAAAATATTGCCTCAATCTATTATATTATTCACTATGTTAAGCTCTCAAAAATTGTACGATACTATTGTTGTCGGTGCTGGTCATGCAGGTATTGAAGCTGCTCTGGCATCTGCTCGTATGGGTTCTGAAACACTTCTTTTAACTATGAGCATAGCAAATATTGCCCAGATGTCTTGTAATCCTGCAATAGGAGGGGTAGGCAAGGGTCAGCTTGTCAAGGAGATTGATGCCCTCGGCGGTGAGATGGCAAAAGCTATAGATGAAGCTGGAATACAGTTTAGAATCTTAAATTCTTCAAAAGGTGCAGCAGTTCGCTCTTCCCGGGCTCAGGCAGATAAGGTGAGGTATAGTCTCTATATGAGAAGAGTGCTTGAAGGACAAGATAATTTAGATATAAGAGAAGCTAAAGTAGTAAGCCTTATAGTAAAAGATAAGAGCGTTAAAGGTGTTCTAACGGAAGATTCTGTTGAGTTTAAGGCTAAGACTGTAATTTTGACTCCGGGAACATTCTTAAATGGTTTAATACATATAGGATTGGATAGCTATTTTTCAGGGAGGATGGGTGAAGGGGCAAGCTTAGCGCTCTCTGAAAATCTTAAAGAATTGGGTTTTGAGATAGGAAGATTTAAAACGGGTACACCTGCGAGAATCTATAAAAATTCAATAGATTTTTCTAAGATGCAAGTTCAACATGGCGATTATCCGATACCGTTTTTTTCATTCTGGACTAAAAATAAAGAATTGGAGCAGATTGACTGTTTTCTGACTTATACAAATAAGGCAACTCATGAGATAATCAGGGATAATTTGGATAGA from Candidatus Kaelpia imicola carries:
- the lpxI gene encoding UDP-2,3-diacylglucosamine diphosphatase LpxI (LpxI, functionally equivalent to LpxH, replaces it in LPS biosynthesis in a minority of bacteria.), producing the protein MQIERVGLIAGGTEYPLLAAKQAKLKGVQVYAVAIKGLTLSELEREVEDLIWIELGQFKPLIDFFKKYEISSAIMAGNVKKEDLLKHFKLGPRVFAMMKGFTNKSDMNLLDIVANELKKVEIKLLDARTFLDDYIVKKGCLTQKPPTDKEWEDIRFGWDLAKAVSSFDVGLTVVVKDRVALAIEAVEGTNEAIKRGANLGGEGFVVVKVARPNQDMRFELPVVGLDTIKLLKKLKASILAIEADKTLFFDIPDSIKEADGGSISIVAL